The DNA segment TTTAAGCAAAGGTACTGTACCTTATCATAAAGATATGTTTCAAGTGTTCAGGAGGGGCCATGCGGGAAAACAATATGAAGTGACAGGGgctaaaaaaatcagaactcaTCTAGGCTGCAACAAGGACCTCCCTGTTCCCGACCCCCCCAGTCTCAGCTCTTCCCCCTCGCTGTGATGGTGTAGTGGCACATGAGATGGAGAAGACATTCAGCCACAGGAGAAGCTTGTATCCCCTagacaaggagaaaataaggaTTGTGGCTCCCATCACTTGCTTCTCCTTCCACCACCACTTTCTGAAGCTGGTGGCAGCATCCTGTGCTGGGGGTGATGGGAAAGAGTACAGTAGAGGGAGTGCCTCCACTCCTCAACCTATCTTCAGCTAATGCCATCCCCATCCTGTGCCTTAGGGTAGGAGCTTTTGGCAGGCAAACTTTGCTACAGGGCTGTTGAAAATCAGCTCTGATCATTTCATACTTTGCAAACCGTTGTGTTTCCAGGTCTCCTGGGGCAGTTGAGGAGAGCCAGCACCATGATTCCTGGACTGCTCTTGCTGGGCCTTATGGCCCTTGTTGGTGAGTCAGGGTTTGGGTTTCATTTGTTGTCAAAAGCGCCCTGGGACTGACACCAAAAGAGAGTCACAGACATACGTCCTCTTGATTTGCCCAGCTAACATTCTCCAGTCTCTCTGACTACTCAAAGATGTCCTCACAAATATTGCAGGCTGTTTGATGGAGGCTATTCATTCCTCAGTTACTGAGGAAGCAGGGTAATTGGCCCAGGCTGAAGCAAGCACTCTCCTGAATTCCTCAGCAAGTTACAGAGGGATACAGGAGATGTTCCCAGCCATGTGCTCAAGTGCCACCTGATCCATCATCCAAGCGGTCCCAGATATTAGAGGGCACTGGATGGGAAAAAACcctttgaaataaatgcaagtGATGTGGTTCCCCTCTCCCAAATGAGCCTTTAGATCTAACAGGGCAGGTACTTATTAATCTAAATTGTCATTAGCTTCTTTGGCTTCAACATATTTAGTTAGGAAAGAACAAATTGCTGTTCTCTGGCATTTAGTGCTAATGTTACTGATGGAGAGCAGTGGCAAACATACACGTGTGGCCAATATGAGGTGATGTGGATTATGGGTCTGGATTAATCCCTCCTGCTTCACTTTTACTCACTTGCAGCGTGCTGTACAATATTGTTCTGAGATTTTACGTGTTCAAACACctccatttcattttgcagctcCGTCCACGAGTTACAGTTGCTATGGTGATATAAGTACTCTTCAAGCCCCCACGCTCTCCTGTACAGCTGTAAGAGCCCCAGACTGCGGTAGGTATCATTCATTGCTTGATTTGCCAACCTGTTTGTACCTGACAGAAAGATGCTTCTTCTTCTGTTAAATGTGGTACAACTCTTCAGTTAGCCAAAACGGAGAAAGCAACACCTCCCCTCCCCAAACAACAGGTACAGGAAAGCCTCTAGACCCAGTGGGAAGTAGGAGGACAGACATCAGGTCCCATAGTCAGGATCCTCAGCCTCTAAGCAAAGGGAAATGGTGCAAccaattttcagtgaaaacagctTCTTCTTCTGGCAGGACTTTAGCATCAGCATCCTCACAAAACCTGAGGGCTTCTTAGCTCTAAGATGAAGCTGTGCAAGGCCAGGTCCTAAGTGCTGGCATGTTATCtcgaacactgtgttcagttttgggcccctcactacaagaaggacatagaGGTCctgcagtgtgtccagagaggagcaacgaagctggtgaagaggctggagaacaagtcttacaaggagtggctgagggaactggggttgtttatcctggagaaaaggaggctgaggggagactttattgctctctacaactatctgtagggaggttgtagtgaggtgggtgttggtctcttctcccaagtgacaggtgataggaaaagacagaatggcctcaaggtgcatcaggggaagtttagattggacatcaagaaaaacttcttccctgaaagttctatcaagcactggaacagcctgcccagggaggtggttgagtcaccatccttggaggtgtttgaaaggtgggtagatgaggtgcttggggacatggtttagtagcggacagatacagttggagttcatgatctcaaatgtcttttccaaccttaatgattctatgttggcTTTAGTTGGCCAACAATGACCTGCCAGAGACACATTTTGCAGGGGGAAGCTCCCAGGTGTGTAGCCCTCCTGCCTCTGGGTGATCAGTTTTTGTTAACTCTTCctcatttccctcttctttgCCTTGTGTTATTGCCCTGTGCCACTGCACAGATGACTGCCTCAGGTTCATAGTGCCCAGAACTCCAGGGATTTTACCACATACCTCAGATGTCGATGCCTATGGGGCAGACACTGCACAGCGAATGTCCAAGCATGAACCCAAATCCACTTGCTTGTTTTTAAGCTGCTCCacaattacttttgaaaaacCTTGCCTTTCTATACACACCCTAACAATGTAGCTGTTACTGCAGTTTGGCCAGTAGTAGTAATGGTCTTTCTCACATTTCCCAAATGCAATTTGATATTTCACTTTTCTGACTGAAAAGTCACATTTCCAGCACTGTCGCAGCAGGAGAGGACCATGAACACACAGTCCCACCCCCCGAGAAGCTGCCTTCTTCCTCAAGTACTCACTGCCCTCGGGTACTGCCACAGCAGCTCCCCAGCCACAGTTAGAGCTGATAGGGTTCCTCAAGCACCACAGCCCAACTTGGTgtagctgctttttcttcaaaactggaGTTAATCCTCTAATACAACCACTCAAGGGGAAAGTGAGGGGTTTGGACGGGAGGGTGTGTAAGTCTGCCTCTTCCTACATTGCAGGACTTGCCGTGGTACGGAGGATTGCTGAGGCAGACGTTGTACGCCTGAGGAAATATGAGATCCCGATTAAGAGAGTAGCCAGAAACCTGTGTTTGGACCCAGCACTCATCGCTGGCATCATCTCACAGGAAAGCCGTGTTGGCTTGCTCCTCAACAATGGCTGggaccagcagcagcagaagtatGGCTTGATGCAGGTACATCACAATGATTAGTAGGAGTAAATGTTGATAAGTAACGTAGTGTATATCCCGGGCCCTTACCTTAGCAAACGACTCATCTTTGTTTGAGACAGCACTTAAACGCCTTTCCTCAACATCAAAGGCTGTGGTTAAGTGTTGTCCCAAATAACTTCAATGAGTCATAGCCTGGGAGtacaaagaagaaagggaagacaCAGCGGTGTCTGTGTTCAgaggaaaactgattttcttaCTTGACTTTTCTAGATTGGCAGGCAGCGACGATACCCTTACACAGTGTGGGATAGTGAAGAACACATAAATCAGGGCTCAACTATGCTGGTTCTTGCAATCAATGAAGTACGGGCAAGACATCCTACCTGGACCTGGGACCGGCAGCTGAGAGGTACACGATGGGCGATGTACTAGAAAGGGACATGCTGAGCGATCTGAGTGCTGTGCGTTTGTTGGTGTCACTTTTAAGGGAAAAGGAGCATCAGTCTGGCAGATTTCACAGCATCTCTTACCACCCCATACCCCACACCCTGAGTTTTCTAGTTTAAAAGAGGCAATCCCAGAACAGCTGACCAGCAAGAGGGCTGAATACAGAGGCAGGCTACCAGCTCAAAGCACTGTCCACAGGGCCTCTATATTTTTGCCTGCAGAAGAGAGACTGTAGTGGGATGCCAAGCACTTTGGCAGCTTTGGGAAACCAGTGGGAAGCACTTTGGGAAGCAGTGGGAAAACAGCCCAGCCTGGGACCTGATGCAGTGGCATGGAGACACCCCATGCAGGGCTATGCAAAGGTGTTGGGCACAGCCATGACAGGTTGCCCCTTGACTTCGATTACAAGTGCCCAAAGAAGGCCCCTACACGGAGTAACTGGGCCACTGCTGGTGAATGGCCAGATCTAGGACCTCCTTAAATTCCCTGGAAAAGGCATTGTGCTCAGTAAATGTGAACAGGTCCCAAGTTATCCTCTTATCTTCTCATCCTATGCATGAAATGGCTGTCAGGTGGATAAATAAGGTAGAAACCAACCAAACAGCAGCCACTGGGGAAACTGAGACACTGCCACACAACAGACTTATCATGGTAGACTGTTAAGTTGTGTCAAGGAAGCTTGGGATCCAGATTCGCTTGTAGTCTGTGTTATCTGTATGCTGGTTTGTTCACCCTGTGCTACTTCCTACTCTCCCATCCTTGTTCTGCTCATACCTTTTTAGATTACTCCCCCTCCTGGGACCAACATGCCATTCCCACCTGCATTTGGAGAGAGTTGTGGATTCCTTCACTATAGAAACAAGGATTTTGCAAAATTAGTCACCTTTTGATAATAATGCACAATTAGCAATTTCTCAAGCAGTTGTATAGGTTTTGTGAGATGCATGGCCTTTTGGCTAGGaacttttacttttaaacaTCTATTTATACTTATAAGCCTGTAACAACTCTTTCTTAACTCTTTCCAGGGGGAATCTGCAACTACCGTGCAAAAATGGGCAACTTCCAGGTCTACGAGGAAGACCCGTGTGATGGTGACAACTACTATGTCAACAGCGTGATTGGGCGAGCCCAGTACTTTAAGACACACGGGTTCTAGTTCATACCCACCGCGCTACCGAGTCTCTCCTCTACCTAGACCAGCCCAGTAGTGATCGTAGTACCCAGAGCAGTTATCCACCAACAGCACCTTGCTCACTCCAGTAAACCCCAGCACCTCACTTGCCAAAGGCTGAGCTCAGCACTGCCTTGCAGAAAGAAACCATAGGCTTGAGGTCTCTGAAAGGCAGGTGGGGACAGACCAGCGATGTACCAGGTGAGGAAGTTGCATCCTCTCATTCGCAGCTGAACTGAGGGCTGTTTGTACATCACCCAGGTGCAGGCATGCAAGCAGTTCTCCATGGGCATCAGCTGTGCTCTTCCCATGTCTTCCATccacctccttcccttcccctggACAACAAGGTGAAGAAGCCCCTGAACTGAAACCTTGATTGTGCTAGGTACTGGGTGATGAAGAGACTTCTCCACAAGCCTTGGGTGTCTGCATGTTTCTACACTAGCTGTGTATTCCTGTGGCCAGCCTTCCACTACTAAACATGCTTCTGTTGGTCCCCCAGGCCACTGAGCCCAGGACCGTGGTGGGGCTGGTGGCCTCTTCAGGGTGAAAAGCAGCCTCACACAGGGGAAATCATCTGTATGGGAAGTACCACAAGGGAAATAGCAGGCATGCCAAGCACCTTTCCCTTAGAAAGCAGCCCTCTgagcaggagccagccctgTATGTACCCCAGGAGCTGTACCACAAGAACAatgttagtaaaaaaaaaaaacccacaaccttTTCTGCTTTAGTTTTGGCACCTCTTTGCTGGGTTTCCTCCAAGTTTAAAAGCCTCTCAGCATCTGTCCCTCTGCCAGAAATCTCAACTTCTAATTAGGTGTGAATTAGCTCTCGGTTTATAAGCTCTGTTTGAAAGCCTTCTTCAATGCAGATGGCTCTGGGTGCAAATTTAGGTTTACTGAGAATAAGAGAATAAGAATAAAGATACATGTTGAATCccaatcttttttcttcctttttttcttttcaatttcatAGGGCCCAGTGGGCAGCAACCTGCAACTGAGTAAACAACACAATTTGATACTCTTGGAATGGGTCTAAAACTCAGTTTAAgaacagggagaggaaaatggTGCTGCATACTGGAGTGGGTGAGAAGATCCGGGCTGGGAGACAGGGTGTGAGGCAGCCCAAGCCCGGCCTCTCACCCCCTACTAGTGTATAGGGGAATAAGGATGTTCCCATTTAGCCTTTTGAATAAACATTTTGGAGGCATAAAGGCACCTTTCTGCCAGCTGTCACTGTTGCCGATGCAGAAGCGATGTGCCTGGCGGTCCttgcccagcagcacagggctgcGCTGCACGTGTGCCTGGGCTTCTGGTCAGGGTCAGCACAGATAGCGTGAGAGCACATTTGGAGACAGCTTTGGGAAGTGGAACAATTTTGATGCTGTGCTCCTTGTCTTGCCAGTCACCCATCTGCTTACCATTGCAGCAAGGACTGTGCATGATTAATGTATTTGCAAGCAAAACTCATTTTATCGTCTCTGGAGACCAGAGGGAGCTCTAGGACATTTCTAatgttactgatttttttttcgAGACTACAGGAAACAGTTCAGTGTCGAGCAACCAGAGTATTAAACTATATATTATTTAGCCTTTAGTGAATTCTGCACTATATTAAGTTAATTTTAGTAAAATCATTACTTCATAATACAAATTTGTGAAACATATCACATGGTTTGACCCCTTCTACTTGAAGTAGCTTATGTAAAATTAATAGGTTGAAATTTTTGCTACATTATGTTATATAAACCTCTATGTTATACAAGCCTCTTATGTAAAACCTGTTTTGGTAGATCAGTCTAAAGTTCAAAAGGGGCAGGGAATCTTATTGCTGCCTACGTGTACAAAGTTGGCTTTTGAGTTTGGAGGGTGAACAAGAGTGGAGCTTTCTTTGATTCCCTAAATGTGGCCCTTAATTGCTGCCACCACGCTCCCTCTCACCAGTACTTGGTGTGGCCATTCCCATGGATCTGTGAGCTCCTCAGGAGCTCCTCTATGCATTCCCTCTCAAGCTGCTTTTTCATATTATGGGAGCTATACCAAGAGACCTGAAGATCTGCTGGCTGGCTTGTGCAGAATTGCCATgaagtattattattttttaagtctaTTTAAAAGATCTAATTACAggaattctgtattttgttgCAAATACTATTTTAGGGTACCAGCACTGTATTAAGTAGGAAAAGTCCCTGCAGGAAATGAGTTGAAAGATAATTGCTCGATAAGTTGGTAGGAAAGTCTAAATAATTAAGGAATGTTTAACACTGGCACGCAGCCTTAAGACTTGAGCAAAAGCTTTCCTGACAACCCTgattcttttccccctctcgTCTTCTCCTGGTCACCTGTGTCCGTGTTACTGCAAGTTGCTCACCTGGCTGGTGTACACAGGGTCACCCTTTTGActaaggaaagggaaaacccAAATCAGAGGGCAAAGAAAGATCTGGGGAATCACCAAGGAAGATGTAAAGGATTGAATGATTGTTTCAGAAGCATGTAGAGGATGgcaaagcagcaagaaacagTCAGGAGGGCTctagcatcctggcttggcaGGAAAAAAGACACCTCATATCAACTGAAGTCCTCATCTCACTGGATAAGTGGCCAAGAAAGAAACTGCTGTTGTGGCATATTATGAGCTTGATAAGGCTTTTGGCAGCAATCTGAAGTGCCCTCATATGTGAAGAGCCTTAAGATAAGTACAAAACCCACTGATTGTTGGCAGCTTATGATCAAACTGGTGAGACATATCAAATGGAGCCGCACAAGTCTGTCCTACGCCAGTTTTTCTCAAATTTGTGGTTGGAAATCGAATGGTGGACAAGAGCTATTGAGCCATGGGCTACACTGAGAGGGAACACAAGCACGTCCACTGATGGTTAAAAACTATGGAGACCAATTAGGAATCAAAGTACTGTAATAAAGTAAACAGGTGCAAAACACTTGAGGAGATCAAGCAGGGGCATAATCATGGACGGAGCAGGTGACCATGCCACAGAAAGGCTGGGGCACTAATGTGGGAACCGAATGAGTAGATGCCAGGGaaggtggggaggagaaaaTAATAAGAGGGAAAATCTCTTTGGGGGATTTATCTTTATCGTAGCACTGTGTATGAAGCACCCGGCATAGTTCTCCTCTCAGTCGTTCAGCTGTCATGAGCATGAATGTCTCAGCATGAATGAGACTTGGCTACAGTGCTTGAGTCTGTCACACTGACAAAAATGTGCTCAGGAGAATCACAGCTCAAGTGGAAGGTACAGCCTATAGGAAACGAGGaattagattttctttcccccccccccccccccagaaagcagaaagagggcACAGTTACAGTTTTCTAATATGCAGAAGAAATGGAGGGCAATgacccaagtccttctcttccccttgaGGGTAGTGCAAGTAGCATAGAGTTCGGCAGCAGGTTTGTGTTGGATGCTTCAAAAAATGTTCCGGGTAATTAAGTAATGCAACATTCACTGGGTGTTTTAAAGAACAAGGAAGACTGACAAGTAAAAGCAGCTGTATGGgcaggctgctgcagagcctggaGATGCAATAGCTGTTGTTTAAGTACCTTTCTAGGCTAAAAAATCAGCAGTCAGTGGATCAAAAAGACAACAAATTACAGACAGGATAGAAAAATCTTCTCTGGTAAGGTCCTATGCTTCAGTTTTACAACCGATGTCAGTGTTTAGAAATGGATTTAATTGTGCTTCTTACAATAAACAGCAAATGTGAGGTGCCAAGCTTTCATTGAGCTGTTAAGGTGCAGGCAGTACAGACTGTCCCTCCATAGCTCAGGCAGGGATCTGGCTGAACTCTGGGGCCGCAATGACTGGCTTTCATAGACACAAGGCAGAGGAAGCCATTAAACAATCTGTTTCAGTAGTAATTGAAGTAGTAGGAAACCACTGCCAAAAACTAATCCCCATGGGCCAAAGCCATAAGCCACATGGATGAACAGATTGCTCTGGTGAATGACTCTCAATGTTGGAGTTGGACTGCTTTGAGCCACATGGCCATGTCTCTCTCTCCAagagatgcagaaaacaaacagaaatgccACCATAGCAATGAAGTGCTGAATGACCGAGTTTGTTCTGCAGTGTTACTCattgaaaaaatgaagtaagATTTCCTAGCCCACAACCTGTTCCCAGAACAGTGCTTCTCTGGCGATGACCTTGGGCACACCCAGGACCACACCCTCAAAATACTTGGCTCATCTTGTggggttttcttcctcttaaaaaCAACTTTGTGTTCTATCCAGGCCAGAAAGGGCCACACTGGTCCCCTTTAAATTAGAGGTGTCAGTTGAATATGAGAAATGCTATCTAGGTAGTACTGGTGGTCGGTCACCCCTGAAGtctgtctccagcagcagcaggaggagatggcCTGGAACAGACACATGAGCTtggctgctttctgcagcacgTTTTCCTTCTAagcccccagcatccccagctgtttaACAGAGGCGGTAGGAGACACGTCCACCCTTTATATGGCACCGTTGTCCATGAATCCATTCTGTGTCTTTGGAAATGTGTTGGTGTTGCTGGCTTCCACAGAATCCTGGGCGGGAAAGCCATGAGCATAGGTTCTTTGATAATGCTGGTTTGAATGTCTATAAAATCCTTTCTGAAAACCCAGCTATACTTCACCCACTGGCCTTTATCCACATGCTCTCTGACACCATCCCAAAAGACTATCAGGAGCCAAGGCAGGACTGCCCCTTACGGGAGTTGGGCTGACTGTCTCCCAGCTGATCAGGTGTATATATCACCTCACCAATCTTATCTTTAACATACTCCCTCCTGTATTGCCCAGGACCAGCACCATCCTGTGGTCCAGAGGACCACTCTGAAGCCAGTTCTGCAGTTGGGGGTGACACTGGCAGCCCACCGGCATGTCAGCACAGATGCCACCCAGCCCTTGCTCTGGGGTGGCCCAACTCAGCTCCCCAAGCCATCCTGGCTAGAGCAGACTCACTGACAAGGAGGCTTTCTCTTTGATCCAGTACTTACTTACTATTTACACTGCATTTTTCACCAAGAAGACTTGACCTTCCCCTTGCTGCCTTTGATGTATTTACTTCAAGACCTTTTGCTAAGAGTTCAAGAAACCCCACAAGGCATCGTCCAAAccttttttcagtacttttacCTTGTTTACATGTGACCTCCCCTGTTTTATGGCCTTTGTCACCAATTGTCACGTGGACAGGCTTTCCATTTCTTGAATAGTGGCCTGTTTTATATGACAGTCACATTAGCTTTTCCTCTGAGGGGGCAACACCTTGTTTCCTTCTTGAGTAGTGGCAACTTCTTAGTGTGGGCTTCTagcattgtattttttaacagtCTTCAGGATGCTTGCTGGCTTCTTTGGTTTGAAGCTGCTCCTCTCTTGCTGGAGACCATTGTTTCTAATGTTTGCCTCAGCTTATTTAATTGCCTTCCTTGAAACTAAATGCTCCCATACTGGCTGCATGTGGCctgttttttcccatttcagcaTTAAAAGTGATCATGTTGTGAGATTGTGATCTCAGAGCAGTCTCCCACTAACACTGCTTAAACAAAGTTCTTATACCACACTAGCATTTGTTTCTGTGGGTTCCTGGACTCTCTCTTCCTGGAAGCAGGGATTTATTGCAACCAAAAATTCTCCTTCTGCACCTCATGCTGACCAGACTTTGATCTAGCCTATATGCAGGCTCCCACTCGTACCATCATCCTGTATTTACTGCTCCTCT comes from the Cuculus canorus isolate bCucCan1 chromosome 1, bCucCan1.pri, whole genome shotgun sequence genome and includes:
- the LOC104056650 gene encoding lysozyme g, which codes for MIPGLLLLGLMALVAPSTSYSCYGDISTLQAPTLSCTAVRAPDCGLAVVRRIAEADVVRLRKYEIPIKRVARNLCLDPALIAGIISQESRVGLLLNNGWDQQQQKYGLMQIGRQRRYPYTVWDSEEHINQGSTMLVLAINEVRARHPTWTWDRQLRGGICNYRAKMGNFQVYEEDPCDGDNYYVNSVIGRAQYFKTHGF